tttttatattatatgtttACATTTCTACACCTTGAAACATATATTCTAACCTCAAAATGAGTTACAATAAAAAAGTATCATACTTTTACAACCCCGACGTTGGGAACTTTCATTATGGACCTGGGCACCCAATGAAGCCACACAGACTTGCTGTGATTCATAGTCTGGTGCTTAATTACAATTTGCACAAGAAGATGCAAATTTATCGTCCTTACCGTGCTAGCACTCATGACATGTGTCGTTTTCATTCGGACGAATATGTAGAATTTCTACAAAGAGTGACACCGCAGAATCTACAGGGATATACAAAGTACCTCAGTCATTTTAACGTAGGGGACGATTGTCCTGTTTTCGAAGGTCTTTTTGACTTTTGCTCTATGTATACTGGAGCTTCCTTGGAAGGAGCTACGAAGCTGAACAATAATTGTTGTGACATTGCCATCAATTGGAGTGGAGGACTACATCATGCAAAGAAATTTGAGGCCTCTGGTTTCTGTTATATTAACGATATTGTCATTGCAATTTTAGAACTGCTGAAATACCATGCCAGAGTTCTTTACATAGACATAGATGTTCATCATGGAGATGGAGTTCAAGAAGCATTTTATCTGACTGATAGAGTAATGACTGTATCTTTCCATAAATATGGAAATTACTTTTTTCCTGGAACAGGAGACATGTATGAAATAGGAGCAGAAAGTGGAAGATATTATTCTGTTAATGTACCATTAAAAGAGGGTATTGACGATGGATCTTATGTTCAGGTATTCAAACCTGTTATATCGCACGTAATGGAATTTTTTCAGCCAACAGCTATAGTCTTACAATGCGGAGCTGATTCGCTTGCAAACGATCGTCTCGGTTGCTTTAGTTTAAGTACAAAGGGACATGGTGAATGTGTGAAGTTTGTAAGAGACCTAAATGTACCACTGCTCACTGTAGGAGGTGGTGGATACACATTGCGTAACGTTGCACGTTGCTGGACTTACGAAACGTCTCTGCTTGTTGACGAACAAATCAGCAATGAATTGCCGTACACCGAATATTTAGAGTACTTTGCATCAGATTTTACGTTACATCCTGATGTTGTAACCAGACAGGATAATGCGAATAGTAAACAATATTTAGAAGCTATTACGAGACATGTATATGATAATTTGAAAATGATACAACATTCTCCGAGCGTTCAAATGCAAGACGTCCCATGCGACGCTTTGCCACCCGAAGAAGAGAGACGACCAGAACCGGATCCCGACTCTAGACAAAACGTACAAGACACTGATAAAATAGTTGAACCTGCTAACGAATATTATTCTGGAGAAAAAGATCAGGATAAGATGGATGTTAGTGAATCGTAGTGATAAAGGAATAAATGAACTAGATAATTCTAAATAGGAGTAACACTGTACAAGAGCacagttataaaaatattgagaattaatttttactgCAAAACTGATAATTGTAAATATAACATGCGAACTGTAAATACTTTTAAGActattaaaattgtttcttactaaaatggaaatattttattatagtaTAAATTAAAATCCCATCTCCTATCATACAAGGATACCTTTTAAAACAGAGAATTTTAAATAGTATTAGGCAAGTTTATTGTTTTATGTCAGACAGCGTATTGTCTACAATGGTACAACAATGACGATGAGGATGATAATAATAGTAGTAATAATTCTaataataatcgtaataatAATAAGAGCAATAACGACAACGTTTTCATCTCTGTTTTGGGGCTATTTCGCTATATCACAGAGAATTTAATCCTTATTCGTTCGTTCCTCACTATCTCAAAATGCAGAACTTAAACGACGTTCTCTAATATAATTTGCTGCTCGGCTTCATAGTGTACTAATCATGACTAATACAATAAATTAGGTATTTTAAATTAAGGCGCTTCGTTCTGTACATTATTCGTAAACTTTACAAAAGTTTCTCGAAAAATAATACAAGTACAAAAATACTCAGTACGAGGAACGGAAATATTCGACACTTGATTTGTTACAAAGATGCAAGACCACGATGTAAAAATCTCTCTTGCACAGTAATAATACGTTGGCTTTGCCAAGGAGGCACTGAAGCATACATATTCACACACAAAGGACTTCGTAATTCACGTATACATATATTCGCTTTTACTTTTTCCGTGTTATACAGAAGGCAGCGGTATCTATTATTAGCCACTTGCCTGTAGTTCTTTATCCCCGTTCTTCCTATATATGCATGTGTATATAAACATTCAGTCTCATAGTGAAAAGCAATTCCATTTGGTGTTTAGTCTTCCATCGAATTCTGGGTACTTCGAAACACTCGCGATCATGTACAAGCGGTTAGGTGCAGGCAAAGCTGATCCAGCGATCCTTGGAAATCCACGAAATAGTCCTTGCGAAATTTTGTCTTATAAAATTTGGTTGACTAGATGATCTTGTTCTTATTCACTCTCGCGAAAAGTTTTAAGGGCATTCAGTGGGGAGAGCCTCCCTCGATGATACGAGGACACTGAACCAAAATTACGTTTCAAAATGTTTGTAAATACTGGTCACGTATGTCATGACTTGTTGCCAATCAGGTCGTTCTAATTGACACATTTCACCTATGTTCTGCGAATTAAACGAATTTTCTGCTTAACATTTTGTTCAAAGACAGGTTCCCGTAAAAACTAAACTTACCAGTGTGGTAGGTATTCCAACGCTCTCAGCAGCGGAGAAAGCAATAGAAAAATTTCTTCGCTTCTCCACTGGCGTTAACGTGTCGTAGGGTACCTTGTGTGGAAGGTAGGAATGAAGGATGGCACAAAGCGCCAACCCGTCATTCCAGGAGCTACTGAAATTCGTTATGTCGATATTCCGGTAGCCTAACGTTTTGTTCTGACACCATTTGAGCAAAGCGTTTCGTTTCGAGCCTCCGTTCTTAATTAGACCACAAAGAGGATCTTTGCGTTCTGACAAGTCTGTCACGCTGTTGCGACGTACAAAGTCGATCGCCTTGGCATTCAGAGCGGCAGAGTCCAGCAGCTCACCTGGGCTCAACACCACAGGTGTTGACTTTGTTTCTGCGTTAATCATTGGAAGAACGTGGCTAAGTGTAATGTTTTCGATTCACTGTATTGAATTTGTCAAGCGTacagcgtgcgtgcgtgcgtgcgtcagAGAAATTCGCAAGTAATGTTTGCATTAAATACGATTGTAAAACAGTAGATAAGCAGTGCGTGAGTTAGTCCAATGATAAACCCATTCGTATTTATATAACAAGCGTATTGATTGGCGATAGCTTTAGGCACAGCAAGCTTTTTAGTTGAAATAAAAGTTACCTGACAACGGCTTTCTGGTTATCGCAGCTTGAGTTTTATTGTTATTTGTCGAATTCGCCGTGCAGATTAAGTTATTGATCTGCTGTTGATCCCTGAGCGGAGCCTTTAATGTCATTATGTCGTTCGTTCCAATGGAGTTAAGGGAGGACGTGGAACTGCTACGACTTCCAGGTCCTGTtcacaaaataataaaatatttaatcactATCGGGAGATCGCGAAACACATAGGTACAAGGTAGAATTTATATGCACCCGCTTTTGCTTGTTTAGTGGCATTTTCTATGCTCTCTATCAGACATTTTACGGAAAGTCTCGAATCTTGACGAGAAATATTAGCTTTACGACGTGCTGCAATTTCTTGTTGTACACTGGTTAATACACACTGCTGAGTATCAGTTGGAGTGCTCGCAGGCCTTTGTGGCGGTTGCTGTATCACCTTCTGATTCGCTGCAAAAATCAACAAAAGTTATTTACACTGTCTATGTTTTATCCCAcgtaaaacaaacaaaaaaaaaagcaatAAGCACTATGTGTACATATAACAGAAAGCACAAATATAACAATAAAAAGAAATCTCTAGAAAAACTTATAGTTATTACGCGTTTTCAATTCTCAATGTAGAGTCGCCCGTTTCTATTTACATTTACTTTTGTACAAATGTACAGTTCAACAAGGGACAAAACATAAAACAAATTTCAGGATGAAAACAACACTATAAAACGTGGTGTAAGCCAGTACTGATTAATTGAAACAACGTGAGAGGTAAAAGTAGGGCCTAGAAGAATGGTTGAGACTAGGCAACGAGAAGGGTGTACGAGTTTTCTGTGTTTTTCGCTAGAGTAAGAAACCAGGACAGACAATGGGGGGTTGAATTCTGCAATACAAGCAATCACGTTTCCACACTACTAGCGACTTACGGTCGCATATTGTACCTATTTGTCGGCCTGGTCTTAGTTCCACGTCTTCTACGATCGTTTCAAATTTCTCTCTTAAAGACGATGTCCTCCCTATCAGTGCTTTATCCTTGCATACGAACATGGAGTCACCAACGTTCTGATCAATCTTAGAATCTGAGTCTAGGATTCTAATTTCATTCTTCGGTGGCCTCTTTTGGTCTGTTACAACGGAACCATTTATCTTGGGTAGTTCATCTGTATTTATTTCAGACTGAGATAAATTCATGTTCAAGAATTTCATACGCTTCAGACGATTCGCTTCGCAAAGGGTCAAATTCCtgtttgacccctgcaatttgtTATCGAATATTAAAGGTCCATTAGACGTTCTTTGCGTTAAAGCAAACGAGTTTAATGAGTCTAATGATCGAATACTTTTCTTTGAGCTCGAATTTATAGGCTCTTTTGACGTAAATCGTGAAGTTATCGACGCCAATGAAGTATCGATTGTAGATTCAGGCAAATTTTCCAAAGAGGATAGAATTGGATACGTACTATGTTTCTCCGTGCATGTAGCTACACTCCTTTCGTTCATTTCTTTTCTAGTATTTTCTGTGTTTGTTTTTCTTACATTTAAATAGTGCAAATCTTCTGATTGTTTGTATAAACAAGACTCGGTTGGAACGCTCTGTGATCTTGAAAATACAGGGTCATTTTTATCTGTATATTCTATGGCACTTCCTTTATTATTATCGCAATCATCAGTCAATGGCTCTTTGCTTTTTGATTTATCGTGAATATCGATAGAATGAGTGGTtatgttaaaattaatattatccaAAGAAGTAGAAAAGCTTTTATTTCTTAAAGTGGAACTGTAAACATTTCGGTTATGAATAGTATTGTCTAAAAGGGAGTTGACGATTTCACTACCAGATCTGGATTCATTCTTCTTCAAAAATAATCTACGTTTTTTTGTGAGAAAATAATCGTTGTTATGCTCATTCCCTAATTTTGAAGTTACATTTAATTCGTTGGATAAGTTCTCTTTATCCCCTTTTGATTTTGGTTCATTCTGAGATTCTTGCGTGATACTTCGTGAATATTCTGCATTACTATTCGCTTGGGTACATTCTTGCAACGCTTTACTCATTCTCGGATCCACTTCAAACTTTAAATCATTCATCGAATTTTCTACTCCggagaataaataatttttaggaACGtaaaatcgactgtttgagataTTTATACCAACTGAATCCTCTCCAATGTTTTGAATACCTTTTATGTCTTTTAACAAAGACAATTTTGTAACTATATTTTCCTCGGAAGCGGAAACATTTGGGATGTACAATTTTGGATAATTTTCTGTTAACTCAAGTATTTCTTTTGAATCTATGATTTTATGGTTACAGATctctttatttaataatttctcgTCTATATCGTCCGATTCTATCGATAATTGCTTTTGCAGTATGTATGGATTTGCAGAAGCAACATCATTTAATTCCAACATGTCAATATTCAACGTGGATACATCGATTGTCTTGTCTAAATCTAACGCGTCCGAACCAAAAGTAGGGCAAAACTCGACTTCTTCGCCAGAAACCAGCTTCTCATCTAATTTAATAGGTTCCTTGGAACACAACTCATTATTATCATCACCTGATTCCGTGTCTTCACGCGGAAGCGTTAAATTTAGCTCTTCCGAAATGATTGAATCACCGTCATCATTCAAGGGTAGACACTTTACATTCTCTGTTTTAAACGGATCCGGTTCGGTCATTGTTTTCACCATATTAGTCCGTGATGCGCCTTTCTTGGATTCGTGCCGCCTCTTTATGATAGTACGGCCGCGTTTCAATATATTGCTCGCAGGTTTGCGATTAAATCCAATCGTGTTACCGAATGTCTTACATTGGGGGACTGGAGTGCTGCCTGACATCCGaatgaaattgaaaaaacagATAACATGTATTGTATTAATAATGCTCCTGGTCCTTTGTGATTTGTTAAAAAAAGAATCTAATTATAAACTGGAATCGCTTTACTAATATACTGAACGCTTCCCTGGTAGCACGTGTCTACAGATACAGATTAACTTTCTAACGATTGTCTTTCTTGTGCGTTAACGGCAAAATTTATACAAAACACGAAATCTTAACGATGTTTTTACTTACCCTTATTGAGCTTATCAAGCTGCGCTTCTAGCGCTCTAAGCTTATCGCGCTGCGTCTTGTTTTCCATAACGACGCGCTCCAACTCGCTCTGGGCTTCCGTTTTAAAGTCATTCGCGACTCGCACGGTCATTAGTAAGTCTGTTTGAAATTGTTCCCATTCAGCGACCTCCTCTTGTCTCAGTTTTTGTTCTTCTGCCAAAGCGCGTTCCAATTCATACTGGCGCGTCTGAGCGTCGCGTTCTCTTCGTTGCGCTTCGTTTAACGCAGCTTTCAGTTCCCTCTTGTCTTCCAAATGCCTCTGACACTGCGTCTGCAATTCCGTCAAGGAGTCCCGTACGAGTTGAAGCTCTGTGCTCACCGATAATCGTTCGTCTTTCAACTGATTTAATCTGTACTCCAAATCGTCGATAGCCGATTTTGCATTATTGCGTGCTAcctgaaaaaataataaattaacacCCTTCCCCTTTATCAACGCGACGCATTTGCATAGATTAGTACAGACCACGATTGCCACAAAAAAAACAAGTTCTTAAAATTTAGAAAACGAAGTGGAACCGTTTTAATCATACGTAAACAAATATATGCGAAAACACAAATACTCTGATAGTAGACACTACTAAATGTAACACTATTACGACTTCTACTATGTAAAGctaccttttaaaattttaacttgaaattactttttaagtttaactatttttcctTAAGGAGGAATGAAAACACTAAAGTACAAGTAAATGTTGATGTAAATCGGATAACAAAAAAAAGTTTTGCTCGTTAGAAAGAGATAGACATATAATTATACGGCTCAGGACACCGTTGCAAATTGACACGTGCCTCGacaaattgattaaaaaaaaaaaagaaaagacagTTGCCACTTTGTTGGCTACATCAATGGTTCTTAACAGTTTTTTTCCACGGACTCTCGGGGTCCGCGGATCACAGGAACCATAGTGCTTAAAGAAGCGCCTTTTACATAACACACGTATACAATTACATGTATTTAATAACTACATGTATATACTTCGTACGAACAGCAAAATGAGATATAATTATTGATAATGAAACAACATTAAATAAAGTCTAACTATACATACTTTATATTCTTCTTGAAGCTGCGAGTATTGATCCCTAAGACGATCATGATCGCAATGCGAGCGCGCCAACTGCTCCTGCAGAGCTGCCGCTTGCGTCTCTAGTGTGTCTTTCTCTCTCCTGGCTGCGTCCAACAATTCATCCGCTTCGCTTTTGCTTTCCACCTGCCGCGACTGTTCCAACTCTTCGATTTTGGCCCGTGCATTTTCTAGTAACGTGGCTAACCTACTAATTTCTATGCTTCGATTTGCACCCTCTTGCCTGGCCTCTGCCAATTCCATATCCAGCTGTTTTCGTTCAGTGTTTGTCGCGTCCACCGTCGATTCAAGTAGGTGTACACATTTCGTCAACCGTTCAGTTTCTGCAGCGCTGACCTCGGCTGCCGCTCGCAAACTTTTTAGCTCGGACGTTAATTCCTCCTGTTTTTGTAGCAAAGATTCTCGTTCCTCTTGCGCACTCTGTAATTAATCAATGCAGCAAATAATTGGTTGTAGTCGGATCGATGTTTTTCTCGTAATGCTAGAAATACATACTTTTAAAAGATCTACTAATTTTTGCTCTCTCTCTGTGTTGTATCCTTTAGAAGATTCCTGTGGTTGTTCCTCTCTTAATAGCAAACCTTGTAACGTATCGACCTTGGAACGTGAATCTTCAAGCTTCTCAGTTTGCCTACATAGTGACTCCAGAAGTACATCTTTCTCTTCTGTTAACCTTTCATTGTCAGCCTGTAGTTCTGTAAGCTGTGCCTATTAACAGAAACGATCAATGGTTTAAatcattatttaataattacaaTTCTCAATAAATATTAATGACCATACTTGTAGATCGCTTAATTCTTGTATTGTTGCCTGTAACTCTTCGTTTGTTGAATAATGCGTTTCTTCCATTTGCAAAATTCTATCCTGCAGACATGCAACAGAAACTTCTGATACAGAACTGGAAGAATGTTTGTCCCAATCTGGGGTAATGCACTGAGCACTGTCCTGGGGTACAGTTGTGACAGGCGTAGAACCTTCATCTTGAGGGATTGCTATTGATGCTGGTGCAGAATTATGTAATCTTGATGCATCCAGAAGTAGCTGCTGCTTCTCTGAATCTGACAATGGAGAATGTGCTACGTCCCTAAGTCTAGCACGAAGAGCTTCGTTCTCCTCAGTGAGACGGTCTAACTCCAAGCTATGCTGCTCctatatttacaaaaaatgagCACAGAATTTCTATTAATCTCAATCTTCCAAACACACAATTGTTTCAAGAAAAGTGCATTTGCAAAAGAAAAACCTGGCAAGAGTGATTCTCAAACATACACTTGTTGCATTTTTAAGGTATTATTGTACATAGGCATAATCGTGAACGTTTGTACTTCTTGACTTGGTGTTTTATTTATATGTAAAACACGGTGCCAGACGCTTATGTAAACGAGAACATGGAGGCTGATCGGACTCTAATTACTCAGACGAAATAGTACGGGGAAACACAATATGCCTAGCCGCACGATATACTGTGACAATACCGAGAAATCTAAGTTTGCGATTCAaggtgacaaattttttttctttgatcTTCGCTAAGAACGCGGGGAATAAGTGTCATTGTTCGAGGTTAGGTCCGCGAACGTTATGGTGAATGTTATTCTAACTTTCGAGAAGTGAACCACATAAACGTGAATTACGACTCATCGTGTAAACGTAAACAATTTATAAAGCAAGGTACCCCTTGTCGTTTACCGTGGGCGGAGAAAAACAACGTTTTTTCATAGCGTTCGCAGTCGCTTCGCTTCACAAGCTTTCTTCCTTCGTAAACATCCCCACGCTTTGCGCCCTCTGCCTATCCCTTAAATACGCGGGACCAACATCTAACGTATTATACGGAACAAAATAAGCATCTCCTAAAATTtagatttctttttcaaaagaccgaatttatttttattcttacgTTGATATAAAAGTAGTGGT
The window above is part of the Colletes latitarsis isolate SP2378_abdomen chromosome 2, iyColLati1, whole genome shotgun sequence genome. Proteins encoded here:
- the Hdac3 gene encoding histone deacetylase 3 codes for the protein MSYNKKVSYFYNPDVGNFHYGPGHPMKPHRLAVIHSLVLNYNLHKKMQIYRPYRASTHDMCRFHSDEYVEFLQRVTPQNLQGYTKYLSHFNVGDDCPVFEGLFDFCSMYTGASLEGATKLNNNCCDIAINWSGGLHHAKKFEASGFCYINDIVIAILELLKYHARVLYIDIDVHHGDGVQEAFYLTDRVMTVSFHKYGNYFFPGTGDMYEIGAESGRYYSVNVPLKEGIDDGSYVQVFKPVISHVMEFFQPTAIVLQCGADSLANDRLGCFSLSTKGHGECVKFVRDLNVPLLTVGGGGYTLRNVARCWTYETSLLVDEQISNELPYTEYLEYFASDFTLHPDVVTRQDNANSKQYLEAITRHVYDNLKMIQHSPSVQMQDVPCDALPPEEERRPEPDPDSRQNVQDTDKIVEPANEYYSGEKDQDKMDVSES